A region from the Palaemon carinicauda isolate YSFRI2023 chromosome 9, ASM3689809v2, whole genome shotgun sequence genome encodes:
- the LOC137646545 gene encoding uncharacterized protein, which yields MDPYSNDSSDFEGDLHTYETSERLEFMQWNIAGASSMHALLQSQTVTLKPDVVLLQETLLRENSLFSYKGYTIRKTPRTDTTRGLLTLVKDTMQSTKLPTIQCGEAELLSVEIRLGHTTLTLHNIYNSTRKSLEAENLFASISVSNAILAGDLNAHHPFLNSPSTNPTGRHLYSLLQDFPNVALLNRLPATTHIAGGTLDLMFIPRALHNTASWMLHPSLASDHFAILATVPTPKLPPIPPPPVKWNPDFAQWDIFERHMTTWALQLAENPSEDPTFLLMEFTKPITLAADASMPMKGRNPQRNHKDAWYYCPRIKEMNRRINKTHKLFRRHRTDGLLLLLRELIAKVVQVANKVKREKWLQRCSQISQQTSLKAIWAWFNKVSGSKRHQTKPTHPQPHQEAMNIGQTLANRTKSTNLCPATQARQEQLLPRRNDLVRAACNEPPCTDALYTSADLDAALAKCRDTAPGADGITYSMLKHLGDPAKNSYL from the coding sequence ATGGATCCTTACAGCAATGATAGCTCGGACTTTGAAGGTGACCTACACACATATGAAACCAGCGAGAGACTTGAATTTATGCAGTGGAACATCGCAGGAGCTAGCAGCATGCATGCACTCCTGCAATCTCAGACTGTCACCCTTAAGCCAGACGTGGTCCTCTTACAGGAGACATTGCTCAGGGAGAACTCACTCTTCTCCTACAAAGGATACACTATACGCAAAACTCCTCGCACGGACACAACACGGGGACTACTCACACTAGTAAAAGACACAATGCAGTCCACAAAGCTCCCGACAATACAGTGTGGAGAAGCTGAACTGCTCAGTGTAGAAATCAGACTGGGCCATACAACACTGACCCTACACAACATATATAATAGCACGAGAAAGTCCTTGGAAGCTGAAAACCTTTTTGCTTCCATTTCCGTTTCCAACGCCATCCTAGCAGGTGATCTAAATGCTCACCACCCCTTTTTAAACTCTCCAAGTACAAACCCCACTGGGAGGCACCTATACTCACTCCTTCAGGATTTCCCTAACGTTGCCCTTCTGAACAGGCTACCTGCCACCACCCACATTGCTGGTGGCACTCTAGATTTAATGTTCATCCCAAGAGCCCTCCACAACACTGCCTCCTGGATGTTACACCCGTCCCTCGCCAGTGACCACTTCGCCATCCTCGCCACGGTACCAACCCCTAAACTTCcaccaatcccaccacccccagtAAAATGGAATCCTGATTTTGCCCAATGGGACATCTTCGAGAGGCACATGACAACATGGGCTCTCCAGCTCGCAGAAAACCCATCTGAGGATCCCACCTTCCTTCTTATGGAGTTTACAAAGCCAATCACCCTGGCTGCGGATGCCTCCATGCCCATGAAAGGTAGGAACCCGCAACGCAATCATAAGGACGCGTGGTACTACTGCCCGCGCATAAAAGAAATGAACAGACGAATAAACAAGACACATAAGCTCTTCAGACGGCACAGGACTGATGGGCTACTCCTTCTACTGAGGGAGCTCATAGCCAAAGTAGTTCAAGTTGCCAAcaaagtaaaaagggaaaaatggctCCAACGGTGCAGCCAAATTTCACAACAAACATCTCTCAAAGCCATCTGGGCCTGGTTTAACAAGGTTTCAGGATCCAAAAGACACCAGACCAAGCCCACTCATCCTCAACCCCATCAAGAGGCCATGAACATAGGTCAAACCCTTGCAAATCGGACGAAATCAACTAACCTATGCCCAGCTACCCAAGCCAGACAGGAACAACTTCTGCCCAGAAGAAACGACCTAGTCAGAGCAGCCTGCAATGAACCGCCATGCACTGATGCGCTCTACACTTCGGCCGACCTTGATGCTGCCCTAGCTAAATGTAGAGACACAGCTCCTGGTGCCGATGGCATTACTTATTCTATGCTAAAGCATCTTGGCGATCCTGCAAAAAATAGCTACTTATGA